In one window of Myxococcus virescens DNA:
- the recN gene encoding DNA repair protein RecN — MLLGLRISNVAVIEEVEVAFGAGLTVLTGETGAGKSILVDALGLLLGGRADADVIRAGCEEASVEGVFARTPALEARLEELGLPDLGEEVLVRRVLGRTGRGKAYVNGSLVTVGVLGKLTRGAVDIAGQHEHVSLFDSGLHRVLLDRYGNLEEVLAAFFREYTGLREVDARMEALGGDEAKVRERAEFLRFQLDEITRLDPEAGEDARLDAERKRLGGAEKLKRHASEAELLVSGEEQSAVETVGRALGLVHESVKCDATLAPVAQALSTALSELEEAQRRLNRYVEGLESDPSRLADVEERLDALKRLCRKHGTHLEGLLKKRGEIEVELGTLENRKEILEELAADRRKVEERARKAAAALTRARAASAVTFAAQVREGLGQLAMGKAAFEVRVTPSESLRPDGMDDVEFFFSANPGEPPRALAKVASGGEASRLLLALKKALADSDGGGCYILDEADAGVSGAIADVVGRMIKEVSSHRQVLCITHLPQVAAYADAHLLIRKGLKGERTVSEVVVLEAGAERTRELARMMSGVEVTREALGAAEALVRSANRALGTRARRESGPEGAPRGRLRRTA; from the coding sequence GTGCTGCTGGGTCTGCGGATTTCGAACGTGGCGGTGATCGAGGAGGTGGAGGTGGCGTTCGGAGCCGGCCTCACCGTCCTCACGGGTGAGACAGGTGCGGGCAAGTCCATCCTCGTGGATGCACTGGGCCTTTTGCTCGGGGGGCGCGCCGACGCGGATGTCATTCGCGCCGGTTGTGAGGAGGCGTCCGTGGAGGGCGTCTTCGCGCGGACTCCCGCGTTGGAGGCCCGGCTGGAGGAGCTGGGCCTGCCGGACCTGGGAGAAGAGGTGCTGGTGCGCCGGGTGCTGGGACGCACCGGGCGCGGCAAGGCCTACGTCAACGGCTCGCTGGTGACAGTGGGCGTGCTGGGCAAGCTCACGCGTGGGGCGGTGGACATCGCCGGCCAGCACGAGCACGTCAGCCTCTTTGATTCGGGCCTGCACCGGGTGCTGTTGGACAGGTACGGCAACCTGGAGGAGGTGCTCGCGGCCTTCTTCCGGGAGTACACCGGCCTGCGCGAGGTGGACGCGCGCATGGAGGCGCTGGGCGGAGACGAGGCGAAGGTGCGCGAGCGCGCCGAGTTCCTGCGCTTCCAGCTCGATGAAATCACGCGCCTGGACCCGGAGGCCGGCGAGGACGCGCGGCTGGACGCGGAGCGCAAGCGGCTGGGCGGCGCGGAGAAGCTCAAGCGCCACGCCTCGGAAGCGGAGCTGCTGGTGTCCGGCGAGGAGCAGTCCGCCGTGGAGACGGTGGGCCGCGCGCTGGGGCTGGTGCACGAATCGGTGAAGTGTGACGCCACGCTGGCGCCGGTGGCGCAGGCGCTGAGCACCGCGCTGTCGGAGCTGGAGGAGGCGCAGCGGCGGCTCAACCGGTACGTGGAGGGGCTGGAGTCGGACCCTTCGCGGCTGGCGGACGTGGAGGAGCGGCTGGACGCGCTCAAGCGTCTGTGCCGCAAGCACGGCACGCACCTGGAGGGCCTGCTGAAGAAGCGGGGCGAAATCGAGGTGGAGCTGGGCACGCTGGAGAACCGGAAGGAAATCCTGGAAGAGCTGGCCGCCGACCGCCGCAAGGTGGAGGAGCGGGCCCGGAAGGCCGCCGCGGCACTGACACGGGCGCGTGCGGCCAGTGCGGTGACGTTCGCCGCGCAGGTGCGCGAGGGCCTGGGGCAGCTGGCCATGGGCAAGGCGGCCTTCGAGGTGCGGGTGACGCCATCGGAGTCGCTGCGCCCGGACGGCATGGATGACGTGGAGTTCTTCTTCAGCGCGAACCCTGGCGAGCCGCCGCGAGCGCTGGCGAAGGTGGCCTCTGGCGGTGAGGCGAGCCGGCTGCTGCTGGCACTCAAGAAGGCCCTGGCGGACAGTGACGGGGGCGGGTGCTACATCCTGGACGAAGCGGACGCGGGCGTCAGCGGCGCCATCGCGGACGTGGTGGGGCGGATGATCAAGGAGGTGAGCAGTCACCGTCAGGTGCTCTGCATCACCCACCTGCCGCAGGTGGCCGCCTATGCGGATGCCCACCTGCTCATCCGCAAGGGCCTCAAGGGCGAGCGCACTGTCTCGGAGGTGGTGGTGCTGGAGGCGGGGGCAGAACGGACCCGGGAGCTGGCGCGGATGATGTCGGGGGTCGAGGTGACGCGTGAGGCCCTGGGAGCGGCGGAGGCCCTGGTGCGTTCTGCCAACAGGGCGCTAGGGACCCGGGCCCGCAGGGAGTCTGGACCGGAGGGTGCCCCCCGGGGTCGGCTCCGACGCACCGCGTGA
- a CDS encoding diguanylate cyclase: MPYPLDDATATALIALHPWVLTRSPQAPVQAAVEVLIQAEQARRGQPDAKTGALQVPALTQGNLLKEEYDLSTHGHHDGWRVGAVIADVQGMINVNARFGFPTGDAVLRATVESLSAQYPGAKVVRIHADAFAALLVPTSQLTVEEHLAAPTRERLAQGVRAVLPPGTPDADVPSWTVSLLELTVDAPSHWQVLGPLLWAELERTHVMERTGRAQGLQRRRIRLDGSIPGPATL; encoded by the coding sequence ATGCCCTACCCACTCGACGACGCCACGGCCACCGCCCTCATCGCCCTCCATCCCTGGGTGCTCACCCGCAGCCCCCAGGCCCCGGTGCAGGCCGCCGTGGAGGTGCTCATCCAGGCGGAGCAGGCCCGGCGTGGCCAGCCGGACGCGAAAACGGGCGCGCTCCAGGTGCCGGCGCTCACCCAGGGCAACCTCCTCAAGGAGGAGTACGACTTGTCCACCCACGGCCATCATGACGGGTGGCGCGTGGGCGCCGTCATCGCGGACGTGCAGGGGATGATCAACGTCAACGCCCGCTTCGGCTTCCCCACCGGGGACGCGGTGCTGCGCGCCACCGTGGAGTCTCTCTCCGCTCAGTACCCCGGCGCGAAGGTGGTGCGCATCCACGCGGACGCGTTCGCCGCCCTGCTCGTGCCGACGTCGCAGCTCACGGTGGAGGAGCACCTCGCCGCGCCGACGCGCGAACGGTTGGCGCAGGGCGTGCGCGCGGTGCTGCCCCCGGGAACGCCCGACGCGGACGTGCCCTCATGGACGGTGAGCCTGCTGGAGTTGACGGTGGACGCGCCCTCGCACTGGCAGGTGCTGGGACCGCTGCTGTGGGCGGAGCTGGAGCGCACCCACGTCATGGAGCGCACCGGCCGCGCACAAGGGCTTCAGCGCAGGCGCATCCGGCTTGACGGTTCCATTCCCGGCCCCGCGACGCTCTGA
- the rlmM gene encoding 23S rRNA (cytidine(2498)-2'-O)-methyltransferase RlmM encodes MPARTLAARPGRWLWTCRAGFEAHLFEELEWAGAEPRLLGEALVESDAVSGPPPAFARAGYQVAVTLTATNPEAIADAAARAVLALPGRAPWAVQAFTPDTPRGNALAPVAEALESAVSARLPAERRIEDAQRAREAGALLVSLCVAPDEVTVVGAVHAREAVSLAAGGRRRMRRAGDAPSRAAMKLEEALDGLAFEPGRGDVCVDLGAAPGGWTQRLVSRGAKVVAVDPARLMPELTGNPRVKHVQESAFAYAPDEPADWLFCDMAWRPLEVAQLLAKWGRRGWAQHLVANIKLPMKDKNPLLLRVRHTLVQEGGWEGLTVRQLYHDRDEVTVTAHKMK; translated from the coding sequence ATGCCCGCCCGGACCCTGGCCGCCCGGCCCGGGCGCTGGCTGTGGACCTGCCGCGCGGGTTTCGAGGCCCACCTCTTCGAGGAGCTGGAATGGGCCGGCGCCGAGCCCCGTCTGCTGGGCGAAGCCCTGGTGGAGAGTGACGCCGTCTCCGGCCCTCCGCCCGCCTTCGCCCGCGCAGGCTATCAGGTGGCGGTCACCCTGACAGCCACGAACCCCGAAGCCATCGCCGACGCGGCGGCCCGGGCCGTGCTGGCGCTTCCCGGGCGGGCGCCCTGGGCGGTGCAGGCCTTCACGCCCGACACCCCGCGTGGCAACGCCCTGGCCCCTGTGGCGGAAGCCCTGGAATCCGCCGTGTCCGCCAGGCTGCCGGCAGAGCGCCGCATCGAGGACGCCCAGCGGGCACGCGAGGCGGGGGCGCTGCTGGTGTCCCTGTGTGTGGCGCCGGATGAGGTGACGGTGGTGGGCGCGGTGCACGCGCGCGAGGCCGTGTCCCTGGCGGCGGGCGGACGCAGGCGCATGCGGCGGGCGGGAGACGCGCCGTCGCGCGCGGCCATGAAGCTGGAGGAGGCCCTGGACGGACTGGCCTTCGAGCCTGGGCGCGGCGATGTGTGCGTGGACCTGGGCGCGGCGCCGGGCGGCTGGACGCAGCGGCTGGTGAGCCGCGGGGCGAAGGTGGTGGCGGTGGACCCGGCCCGGCTGATGCCGGAGCTGACGGGGAATCCGCGCGTGAAGCACGTCCAGGAGAGCGCCTTCGCCTATGCGCCCGACGAGCCGGCGGACTGGCTCTTCTGTGACATGGCGTGGCGCCCCCTGGAAGTGGCGCAGCTGCTGGCCAAATGGGGGCGCCGCGGTTGGGCGCAGCACCTGGTGGCCAACATCAAGCTGCCCATGAAGGACAAGAACCCCCTCCTGCTGCGGGTGCGCCACACGCTCGTCCAGGAGGGCGGCTGGGAGGGGCTCACCGTCCGCCAGCTCTACCATGACCGGGATGAGGTCACCGTCACCGCGCACAAGATGAAGTGA
- a CDS encoding M23 family metallopeptidase, with product MAKKSFTLMVIPDHDAPVKRYTIQRSFLTQVGMGLMLVVGLGVGASVHYFQVAADASENRILREENLTLRSQLKSVRERIEHIGSTLDRVERFDQKLRAVTLLSDPQRNLAMGPTEPEAGTSAPATDTQFTQLTSTETPKALMGRLDRLSAEATRQEQSLQELQAYFQDQKSLLASTPSIWPARGWVTSDFGSRLDPYTADRVMHGGMDIAAPHGKEVFAPSDGTVVFAGLEGGYGNVLVIDHGYGIKTRYGHLSKMLVKAGDKVKRGMHIAAVGNTGRSTGPHLHYEVRVNGIGQNPRKFILEE from the coding sequence GTGGCGAAAAAGTCCTTCACACTGATGGTGATTCCGGACCATGACGCTCCGGTCAAGCGGTACACCATCCAGCGGTCCTTTCTCACCCAGGTGGGGATGGGACTGATGCTCGTGGTGGGACTGGGCGTGGGTGCGAGCGTGCACTACTTCCAGGTGGCCGCGGACGCCTCCGAGAACCGCATCCTTCGCGAAGAGAACCTGACGCTGCGCTCGCAGCTCAAGTCGGTGCGTGAGCGCATCGAGCACATCGGCTCCACGTTGGACCGGGTGGAGCGCTTCGACCAGAAGCTGCGCGCGGTGACGCTGCTGTCCGATCCTCAGCGCAACCTGGCCATGGGCCCGACGGAGCCCGAGGCGGGCACGTCCGCGCCTGCCACGGACACGCAATTCACGCAGCTGACCTCCACGGAGACGCCCAAGGCGCTGATGGGCCGGTTGGACCGCCTGAGCGCGGAGGCCACCCGCCAGGAGCAGAGCCTCCAGGAGCTGCAGGCCTACTTCCAGGACCAGAAGTCACTGCTGGCCTCCACTCCGTCCATCTGGCCCGCGCGCGGCTGGGTGACGAGTGATTTCGGCTCGCGCCTGGACCCGTACACCGCGGACCGCGTCATGCACGGCGGCATGGACATCGCGGCGCCGCACGGCAAGGAAGTCTTCGCGCCGTCGGACGGCACGGTGGTGTTCGCGGGCCTGGAGGGCGGCTACGGCAACGTGCTCGTCATCGACCATGGCTACGGCATCAAGACGCGCTACGGCCACCTGTCGAAGATGCTGGTGAAGGCCGGCGACAAGGTGAAGCGCGGCATGCACATCGCCGCCGTCGGCAACACCGGCCGCTCCACGGGCCCGCACCTCCACTACGAGGTCCGCGTCAACGGCATCGGGCAGAATCCCCGCAAGTTCATCCTCGAGGAGTAG
- a CDS encoding Stp1/IreP family PP2C-type Ser/Thr phosphatase translates to MSSTAGQTAASRLKIISAGLTDVGRKRNHNEDSFLIDDELQLYVVADGMGGHAGGGTASRIAVETIDKEMRRAREGKDNPFLSVPNLQDSPIPEALRTAVERACLAIFTAAQEDARLSGMGTTVISLVVRDEHAFFAHVGDSRAYLIRGDLIQQISEDHSLVNEQIKAGMITPEEAKHSRYKNIITRSVGFEEEVQVDVMGLVSEPGDVFLLCSDGLANMMEDREIHETVVKARTFEEVPKRLIDFANERGGDDNITVIVVRVEA, encoded by the coding sequence GTGTCCAGCACCGCAGGGCAGACCGCGGCCTCCCGCTTGAAGATAATTTCCGCCGGCCTGACGGATGTCGGGCGCAAACGTAATCACAACGAGGACAGCTTCCTCATTGATGATGAGCTCCAGCTCTACGTCGTGGCCGACGGAATGGGCGGCCATGCGGGTGGGGGCACTGCGTCCCGCATCGCGGTGGAGACCATCGACAAAGAGATGCGCCGGGCGCGGGAAGGCAAGGACAACCCCTTCCTTTCCGTCCCGAATCTCCAGGACTCTCCGATTCCGGAGGCGCTGCGCACCGCCGTGGAGCGGGCCTGTCTGGCCATCTTCACGGCCGCGCAGGAAGATGCGCGGCTGTCCGGCATGGGCACCACCGTCATCTCCCTGGTGGTGCGCGACGAGCACGCCTTCTTCGCTCATGTGGGTGACAGCCGCGCGTACCTCATCCGCGGCGACCTCATCCAGCAGATCTCCGAGGACCACTCGCTGGTCAACGAGCAGATCAAGGCGGGGATGATTACCCCGGAAGAGGCGAAGCACTCCCGCTACAAGAACATCATCACCCGCTCCGTCGGCTTCGAGGAGGAGGTGCAGGTGGACGTCATGGGGCTGGTGTCAGAGCCCGGCGACGTCTTTCTCCTCTGTTCGGACGGCCTCGCGAACATGATGGAGGACCGGGAGATCCACGAAACCGTGGTGAAGGCGCGGACCTTTGAAGAGGTCCCCAAGCGTCTCATCGACTTCGCCAACGAGCGTGGCGGTGACGATAACATCACCGTCATCGTCGTGCGAGTGGAAGCCTGA
- the secA gene encoding preprotein translocase subunit SecA, protein MIEWTLKKLIGTKNERELKKAHAKVARVNELETRMRALKDEDFVSETNRMRQEIQNGRSLDDLLFEAFAITREAARRVIGQRHYDVQLIGGMFLHEGCIAEMRTGEGKTLTATLPTYLNALSGRGVHVVTVNDYLARRDAEWMGRVYRFLGMTTGCVLHELNDKQRQEAYRSDITYGQNNEFGFDYLRDNMKFRLQDYVQRELNFAIVDEVDSILIDEARTPLIISGPTEDSTDKYYRVDQVIPGLVPDQDYTLDEKHRSVSLTDDGIEKLQKRLGVGNLYDPGEIEMLHHVDQALRAHTLYKRDKDYVVKDGEVVIVDEFTGRQMPGRRWSDGLHQAIEAKEGVKIENENQTLATVSFQNYFRMYSKLAGMTGTADTEAEEFAKIYNLDVRVIPTNRPPIRKDLQDVVYKTEREKFEAVAAEIEELHKNGQPVLVGTVSIAKSEVVASFLKKRGIPHNVLNAKQHQREADIVAQAGRKGAVTISTNMAGRGTDILLGGNAEVLAKASMGPPPEPPTSAPDGQPLDLTAYEAELAAWEQKFADTKAKLEEQTKKEREEVHNAGGLFIIGTERHESRRVDNQLRGRAGRQGDPGGSRFFLSLEDDLMRIFGSERIQGLMERLGMEEGEVIEHVWLSRAIEGAQKRVEGHNFDIRKNLLEYDDVMNQQRRTIYKLRRQVLAAGAGVPLVEYDEDPKTRIKTRSERTVSWADFRELILDSMEDVIVSLTDTYAPTRGVEGWDIAALQQGVKETFNLEMNFEGVGNREELQEHIYKAAEKVFQAREEEFGENFMRFLQYNYLATIDRLWKDHLLAMDHLRQGIGLRGYGQKDPKQEYKKEGYQGFIQMLSAIKAQFVTQLMHVQPRSASSAAEEAARIQRQLAQQQKKAVEGRATADGKLDEGSVAAAARPAAASRPAVGRNDPCPCGSGRKYKKCHGASEASV, encoded by the coding sequence ATGATCGAATGGACGCTGAAGAAACTGATTGGGACCAAGAACGAGCGCGAGCTCAAGAAGGCCCACGCGAAGGTCGCCCGGGTCAATGAGCTGGAAACCCGCATGCGGGCCCTCAAGGACGAGGACTTCGTCTCCGAGACGAACCGCATGCGGCAGGAGATCCAGAACGGCCGTTCGCTGGACGACCTGCTCTTCGAGGCCTTTGCCATCACCCGTGAGGCGGCGCGCCGCGTCATCGGCCAGCGGCACTATGACGTGCAGCTCATTGGCGGCATGTTCCTCCACGAGGGCTGCATCGCGGAGATGCGCACCGGTGAAGGCAAGACGCTGACGGCGACGCTGCCCACCTACCTCAACGCGCTGTCCGGCCGGGGCGTGCACGTCGTCACGGTGAACGACTACCTGGCCCGCCGCGACGCGGAGTGGATGGGGCGCGTCTACCGCTTCCTGGGCATGACGACGGGCTGCGTGCTGCACGAGCTGAACGACAAGCAGCGGCAGGAGGCGTACCGCTCGGACATCACCTACGGGCAGAACAACGAGTTCGGCTTCGACTACCTGCGCGACAACATGAAGTTCCGCCTGCAGGACTACGTCCAGCGCGAGCTGAACTTCGCCATCGTCGACGAGGTGGACTCCATCCTCATCGACGAGGCCCGCACGCCGCTCATCATCTCCGGTCCCACCGAGGACAGCACCGACAAGTACTACCGGGTGGACCAGGTCATCCCCGGGCTGGTGCCTGACCAGGACTACACCCTGGACGAGAAGCACCGCTCCGTGTCGCTCACGGATGACGGCATCGAGAAGCTCCAGAAGCGGCTGGGTGTGGGCAACCTGTACGACCCGGGCGAAATCGAGATGCTGCACCACGTGGACCAGGCCCTGCGCGCGCACACGCTCTACAAGCGCGACAAGGACTACGTGGTGAAGGACGGCGAGGTCGTCATCGTCGACGAGTTCACCGGCCGCCAGATGCCGGGACGCCGCTGGTCGGACGGCCTTCACCAGGCCATCGAGGCCAAGGAAGGCGTGAAGATCGAGAACGAGAACCAGACGCTCGCGACCGTCTCGTTCCAGAACTACTTCCGCATGTACTCCAAGCTGGCCGGCATGACGGGCACGGCGGACACGGAGGCGGAGGAGTTCGCCAAGATCTACAACCTCGACGTGCGCGTCATCCCCACCAACCGTCCGCCCATCCGCAAGGACCTGCAGGACGTGGTGTACAAGACGGAGCGCGAGAAGTTCGAGGCGGTGGCGGCGGAGATCGAGGAGCTGCACAAGAACGGGCAGCCGGTGCTCGTCGGCACGGTGTCCATCGCCAAGAGCGAGGTGGTGGCCAGCTTCCTCAAGAAGCGCGGCATCCCGCACAACGTCCTCAACGCCAAGCAGCACCAGCGCGAGGCGGACATCGTCGCGCAGGCCGGCCGCAAGGGCGCTGTCACCATCTCCACCAACATGGCCGGCCGCGGAACGGACATCCTCCTGGGTGGTAACGCGGAGGTCCTGGCCAAGGCGTCCATGGGGCCGCCGCCCGAGCCGCCCACGTCGGCCCCGGACGGGCAGCCGCTGGACCTGACGGCCTACGAGGCGGAGCTCGCGGCGTGGGAGCAGAAGTTCGCCGACACCAAGGCGAAGCTCGAGGAGCAGACGAAGAAGGAGCGCGAGGAGGTCCACAACGCCGGCGGCCTCTTCATCATCGGCACCGAGCGCCACGAGTCGCGCCGCGTGGACAACCAGCTGCGTGGCCGCGCCGGCCGCCAGGGTGACCCGGGTGGCAGCCGCTTCTTCCTGTCGCTCGAGGACGACCTGATGCGCATCTTCGGGTCCGAGCGCATCCAGGGCCTGATGGAGCGGCTGGGCATGGAGGAGGGCGAGGTCATCGAGCACGTGTGGCTGTCACGTGCCATCGAGGGCGCCCAGAAGCGGGTCGAAGGCCACAACTTCGACATCCGCAAGAACCTCCTCGAGTACGACGACGTGATGAACCAGCAGCGCCGCACCATCTACAAGCTGCGTCGCCAGGTGCTGGCCGCGGGCGCGGGCGTGCCGCTGGTGGAGTACGACGAGGATCCGAAGACGCGCATCAAGACGCGCTCCGAGCGGACCGTCAGCTGGGCGGACTTCCGCGAGCTGATCCTGGACTCGATGGAGGACGTCATCGTGTCCCTCACCGACACCTACGCGCCCACCCGGGGCGTGGAGGGCTGGGACATCGCCGCGCTCCAGCAGGGCGTGAAGGAGACCTTCAACCTCGAGATGAACTTCGAGGGCGTGGGCAACCGCGAGGAGCTCCAGGAGCACATCTACAAGGCGGCGGAGAAGGTCTTCCAGGCGCGCGAGGAGGAGTTCGGCGAGAACTTCATGCGCTTCCTCCAGTACAACTACCTGGCGACCATCGACCGGCTCTGGAAGGACCACCTGCTGGCCATGGACCACCTGCGCCAGGGCATCGGCCTGCGCGGCTACGGCCAGAAGGACCCAAAGCAGGAGTACAAGAAGGAGGGCTACCAGGGCTTCATCCAGATGCTCTCCGCCATCAAGGCGCAGTTCGTCACCCAGCTCATGCATGTGCAGCCCCGCTCCGCCTCCAGCGCGGCGGAAGAGGCCGCCCGCATCCAGCGCCAGCTCGCGCAGCAGCAGAAGAAGGCGGTGGAGGGACGCGCCACGGCGGACGGCAAGCTGGATGAGGGCTCGGTGGCCGCGGCGGCGCGTCCGGCGGCGGCCAGCAGGCCGGCGGTGGGCCGCAACGACCCCTGCCCGTGCGGCAGCGGCCGGAAGTACAAGAAGTGCCACGGTGCCTCGGAGGCCAGCGTCTAG